One Paenarthrobacter aurescens TC1 DNA window includes the following coding sequences:
- a CDS encoding putative ribonuclease D (identified by match to protein family HMM PF00570; match to protein family HMM PF01612) produces the protein MTPEYPENTTAGDPVADPTTHIKVDGFDSHVPEIIDLDTPREGVPLVIDTPSGLERCAAAIAAGTGPAGVDAERASGFRYGQRAFLVQIRREGAGTWLIDPEPFDNLDIINDALRGVEWILHAASQDLPCLSELGMWPDKLFDTELAARLAGLPRVGLAAVIEQLLGFGLAKEHSAADWSTRPLPEPWLRYAALDVEVLAELREELIELLEADGKLEYAEQEFAGILAAGLPAPRVDPWRKTSGLHQIRDRRQLAAVRELWLERDQLARKRDVAPGRLIPDSALVAAAKAMPTTVPQLLATKGFHGRSAQREAPRWLRCITNARTLKDLPPLHLPTNAPPPPRVWVDRDPEAAARLATARPALQATADELKLPVENLLTPDYLRRVAWRPPADVSLESVAAELRSLGAREWQISFAAPILTEACLNPAPLPGKESKAKEAPASKDAQPTGHAG, from the coding sequence ATGACCCCTGAATATCCGGAAAACACCACGGCCGGCGACCCGGTTGCTGATCCCACCACCCACATCAAGGTAGACGGCTTCGACAGCCATGTCCCTGAAATTATCGATCTCGATACTCCCCGCGAGGGCGTACCCCTGGTCATTGATACCCCGTCCGGGCTGGAGCGGTGCGCAGCCGCCATCGCCGCCGGAACAGGACCCGCCGGAGTGGACGCAGAACGCGCTTCCGGGTTCCGCTACGGCCAGCGGGCATTCCTGGTCCAGATCCGACGCGAGGGTGCCGGAACCTGGCTGATCGATCCCGAGCCCTTCGACAACCTGGACATCATCAATGACGCCCTTCGCGGCGTCGAATGGATCCTTCACGCGGCATCACAGGACCTTCCTTGCCTCTCGGAGCTCGGCATGTGGCCGGACAAGCTCTTTGATACCGAACTTGCCGCCCGCCTGGCGGGTCTCCCCCGGGTGGGCCTTGCCGCCGTCATTGAACAACTTCTCGGATTCGGCCTCGCCAAAGAACACTCCGCGGCCGATTGGTCCACCCGACCTTTGCCGGAACCTTGGCTGCGCTACGCGGCCCTCGACGTCGAAGTCCTCGCGGAGCTCCGCGAAGAACTCATCGAGCTGCTGGAAGCCGACGGCAAGCTTGAATACGCCGAACAAGAGTTTGCGGGCATCCTCGCCGCGGGCCTCCCGGCTCCGCGTGTCGATCCTTGGCGGAAGACCTCCGGGCTCCACCAGATACGCGACCGCCGCCAACTGGCCGCCGTTCGTGAACTGTGGCTGGAGCGCGACCAACTGGCACGCAAACGCGACGTAGCACCCGGCCGTCTCATCCCCGACTCCGCACTTGTGGCCGCAGCCAAAGCGATGCCCACCACGGTGCCGCAGCTGCTGGCCACCAAAGGATTCCACGGGCGGTCTGCCCAGAGGGAAGCCCCCCGCTGGCTGCGCTGCATCACCAACGCCCGGACGCTCAAAGATCTCCCACCCCTGCACTTGCCCACCAATGCGCCGCCGCCGCCCCGGGTCTGGGTGGATCGGGATCCTGAGGCCGCAGCACGCCTTGCCACTGCCAGGCCGGCCCTGCAGGCAACGGCCGATGAGCTGAAGCTGCCTGTGGAGAACTTGCTGACGCCGGATTACTTGCGGCGGGTTGCCTGGCGGCCCCCGGCTGACGTTTCCCTGGAGTCCGTCGCCGCAGAGCTGCGGTCCCTGGGCGCGCGTGAGTGGCAGATCTCCTTCGCCGCTCCCATACTCACCGAAGCCTGCTTGAACCCGGCCCCGCTGCCCGGCAAAGAATCCAAGGCAAAGGAAGCCCCAGCCTCGAAGGACGCCCAACCCACCGGCCATGCCGGCTGA
- a CDS encoding low-specificity L-threonine aldolase (identified by match to protein family HMM PF01212), producing the protein MNEQVTSTTEAIHSATETPGAAQLHNPAVRGFASDNYSGVHPEILSALATANGGHQVSYGEDVYTARLQEVLEQQFGPGIETFPVFNGTGANVLALQSLLPRWGAVICASTAHINMDENGAPERVGGIKLLQVPTEDGKLTPALIDREAWGWGDEHRAQPLVVSITQTTELGTCYTPEEVRAIADHVHAKGMKLHMDGARLANAAAYLDVPLRAFTRDAGVDILSFGGTKNGLLFGEVVVALNPEAADGLKFLRKMNMQLASKMRFISAQFIALLEDGLWLRSAAHANAMAARLRTAVEEIDGVEPTQATQSNGVFAILPEGVADKLRESFAFYDWDAARREVRWMCSFDTTEEDIDAFVAAIKRELA; encoded by the coding sequence GTGAATGAACAAGTGACAAGCACAACAGAGGCAATCCACAGCGCCACCGAAACGCCCGGCGCGGCTCAACTGCATAACCCTGCGGTTCGCGGGTTCGCATCGGACAACTACTCCGGCGTGCACCCGGAGATCCTCTCAGCACTGGCAACCGCCAACGGCGGGCACCAGGTGTCCTACGGCGAGGACGTGTACACAGCGCGGCTGCAGGAGGTGCTTGAGCAGCAGTTCGGCCCGGGCATTGAGACTTTCCCGGTGTTCAACGGCACGGGAGCCAACGTCCTTGCCCTGCAATCCCTCCTTCCCCGTTGGGGAGCGGTAATCTGCGCCTCCACAGCACACATCAATATGGACGAGAACGGTGCACCGGAACGGGTGGGCGGGATTAAGCTCCTGCAGGTTCCCACCGAGGACGGTAAGCTCACTCCCGCGCTGATCGACCGGGAGGCCTGGGGCTGGGGCGATGAGCACCGCGCCCAACCGCTGGTGGTCTCCATCACCCAAACCACTGAGCTCGGCACCTGCTATACGCCGGAAGAAGTGCGGGCCATCGCCGACCATGTCCATGCCAAGGGCATGAAGCTCCACATGGATGGCGCTCGGCTGGCAAACGCCGCGGCTTACCTGGACGTACCCCTTCGCGCGTTCACCCGCGACGCCGGCGTAGACATCCTGTCCTTCGGCGGCACCAAGAACGGCCTTCTTTTCGGTGAAGTGGTGGTTGCCCTGAACCCGGAGGCAGCTGACGGCCTGAAGTTCCTACGCAAGATGAACATGCAGCTTGCTTCGAAGATGCGGTTCATTTCGGCCCAGTTCATTGCTTTGCTGGAGGATGGCTTGTGGCTGCGTTCCGCCGCCCACGCCAACGCCATGGCCGCCCGCCTCCGGACGGCAGTTGAGGAAATCGACGGCGTGGAGCCAACTCAGGCAACACAGTCCAACGGCGTCTTCGCCATTCTTCCCGAAGGCGTTGCGGACAAGCTGCGGGAGTCCTTCGCCTTCTACGACTGGGATGCTGCCCGCCGCGAAGTGCGGTGGATGTGTTCGTTCGACACCACGGAGGAAGACATCGATGCCTTTGTTGCGGCGATTAAGCGCGAATTGGCCTGA
- a CDS encoding oxidoreductase, short chain dehydrogenase/reductase family (identified by match to protein family HMM PF00106; match to protein family HMM PF01370): MARALGAAGHRVLTVGSDDVRIRAAAVEAGHGATPLVSDLSSLDSVRELEVTVRDLGIEGIDGVIHLVGGWRGAKGIEDQTDEDWDSMERTAVTTLRNVSRVFYSHLEASPHGRLAMVSSTTAAAPTAAAASYAAAKAAAEAWTLAVADGFRRAQSGNAGNPDAPDEQHSAAVVFVVKALVDSAMREAHPERRFPGFTDVEELATAAVALFEQPAATLNGQRILLAK, translated from the coding sequence GTGGCGCGGGCGTTGGGGGCCGCCGGTCACAGGGTGCTCACTGTCGGTTCGGACGATGTCCGGATTAGGGCGGCCGCGGTTGAAGCGGGCCACGGAGCGACTCCCCTGGTCTCCGATCTCTCCAGCCTGGATTCCGTTCGGGAACTTGAGGTCACCGTCCGTGACCTCGGCATCGAAGGCATCGACGGCGTGATCCATTTGGTGGGCGGTTGGCGGGGCGCGAAAGGCATTGAAGACCAAACGGACGAGGACTGGGACTCCATGGAACGGACCGCTGTGACCACGCTCCGTAACGTCTCCCGGGTCTTCTACAGTCACCTCGAAGCGTCTCCGCACGGTCGCCTTGCCATGGTGTCGTCAACCACCGCAGCTGCTCCGACGGCCGCCGCTGCCAGCTATGCAGCGGCAAAGGCAGCTGCAGAAGCCTGGACGTTGGCCGTTGCTGACGGTTTCCGCCGGGCACAATCCGGCAACGCCGGGAACCCCGACGCTCCCGACGAACAGCACAGCGCGGCAGTAGTTTTTGTGGTCAAAGCCCTGGTGGATTCAGCCATGCGGGAGGCGCATCCCGAAAGGCGATTCCCCGGCTTCACGGACGTCGAAGAATTGGCGACTGCCGCCGTCGCGCTTTTTGAACAACCGGCTGCCACCCTCAACGGTCAGCGCATCCTGCTGGCCAAATAG
- the msrB gene encoding methionine-R-sulfoxide reductase (identified by match to protein family HMM PF01641; match to protein family HMM TIGR00357), protein MLRQAGTERPYTGEYWDTHTEGVYQCRACGSQLFTSREKFDSHCGWPSFWAPLAEGTVRYLHDRTMGMDRVEVRCANCDSHLGHVFEGEGYGTPTDQRFCINSVSLRLVKPEES, encoded by the coding sequence GTGCTTCGGCAGGCGGGAACCGAGCGGCCGTACACGGGTGAGTACTGGGACACCCACACGGAAGGCGTGTACCAATGCCGTGCCTGTGGCAGCCAGTTGTTCACGAGCCGGGAAAAGTTCGATTCCCATTGTGGCTGGCCGTCGTTTTGGGCACCTTTGGCTGAAGGCACGGTCCGGTATCTCCACGACCGCACCATGGGAATGGATCGCGTGGAAGTACGCTGCGCCAATTGCGACTCCCATTTGGGGCATGTTTTCGAGGGCGAGGGCTATGGCACGCCCACGGACCAGCGGTTCTGCATTAACTCCGTTTCACTGCGCTTGGTTAAGCCGGAAGAGAGCTAA